From a region of the Bombus terrestris chromosome 8, iyBomTerr1.2, whole genome shotgun sequence genome:
- the LOC100643937 gene encoding probable ATP-dependent RNA helicase DDX27 — translation MDTNCDLIKTIEDDQEVPNFSEDSDVEDDFQPRKQKKKENKDFDNNFQFVNDISDYNKDTWNDLNKYIKRKAKTKLDDKIKRIRRGSESKIQNEIDNESNIDLSEIKKEDDELSLSEDELRKDIFKTKEKKSKKKVVVKENDEETINFEEYTNIETHATFYQMNLSRPLLKAITAMNFVHPTPIQAATIPVALLGRDICGCAATGTGKTAAYMLPTLERLLYRPLDGPSISRVLVLVPTRELGVQVYQVTKQLSQFTTIEVGLSVGGLDVKVQEAVLRKNPDIVIATPGRLIDHLRNTPSFSLDSIEVLILDEADRMLDEYFAEQMKYIVKQCSRSRQTILFSATMTEEVKDLAAVSLDKPVKVFVDSNQDVAFNLRQEFIRIRKEREGDREAILAALICRTFHDHVMVFVQTKKQAHRLHILLGLLGIKVGELHGNLTQPQRLENLTKFKNEEIDILLATDVAARGLDISGVKTVINFVMPVTMQHYIHRVGRTARAGRVGVSVSLAGEQERSLVKEIIKNAKNPVKNRIILPDIIDKYSKKLQSLETDVNKILEEERNERELAKIENQANRAEKLLKNESNKGAQRTWFQTQKERKEEKEKLSLTEKQNTNKEKKQNREPSNIIEEKKKKSKEPKQETAEDRAKRELEKIAAYQARLAKKKNKQNKIRTVVENDKFSSNRKTSLKRPKSSFAADLTNTSKKAVKKMRYEANVKKNQSKRKNAKSLNIGKKGSRSNFKRR, via the exons ATGGATACCAATTgtgatttaataaaaacaattgAAGATGATCAGGAAGTGCCAAATTTCTCTGAAGATTCTGATGTCGAAGATGAT TTTCAGCCtaggaaacaaaagaaaaaggaaaataaagacttcgataacaattttcaatttgtaAATGATATTTCTGATTACAATAAAGACACATGGAATGACTTAAACAAGTATATTAAACGAAAAGCTAAGACAAAACTtgatgataaaattaaaagaattagaagAGGATCCGAATCTAAAAtacaa AATGAAATAGATAACGAATCCAATATAGACTtatctgaaattaaaaaagaagatgaTGAACTATCTTTATCAGAAGACGAGCTTAGAAAAg atatatttaaaactaaagaaaagaaaagtaaaaagaaagtgGTTGTTAAAGAAAATGATGAAGAAACAATTAACTTTGAGgaatatacaaatatagaaaCTCATGCAACATTTTACCAAATGAATTTGTCGCGTCCTTTATTAAAG GCTATAACAGCCATGAATTTTGTGCATCCAACACCTATACAAGCTGCTACCATCCCTGTTGCATTACTGGGTCGTGATATATGTGGTTGTGCTGCTACAGGTACTGGTAAAACTGCAGCTTATATGTTACCAACACTAGAAAGATTATTATATAGGCCATTAGATGGTCCTTCTATTTCTCGTGTTCTTGTACTTGTTCCAACAAGAGAACTTGGTGTGCAAGTGTATCAAGTTACAAAACAGTTATCTCAATTTACAACAATTGAAGTAGGATTATCTGTTGGTGGTTTAGATGTGAAAGTTCAA GAGGCTGTATTAAGAAAGAATCCAGATATAGTAATAGCTACTCCAGGAAGATTAATTGATCATTTAAGAAATACGCCATCGTTTTCATTAGACAGCATTGAAGTGCTTATATTAGATGAGGCAGATAg gaTGTTAGATGAATACTTTGCAGAACAGATGAAGTACATAGTAAAACAATGTTCAAGAAGCAgacaaacaattttattctcAGCTACTATGACTGAAGAAGTGAAAGATTTGGCCGCTGTATCTTTAGATAAACCAGTTAAAGTTTTTGTAGATAGTAATCAAGATGTTGCTTTTAATTTACGCCAAGAATTTATTCG gatacgaaaagaaagagaaggagatcGTGAAGCAATTTTGGCAGCCCTAATTTGTAGAACCTTTCATGATCATGTCATGGTCTTTGTGCAAACAAAAAAACAAGCTCATAGATTACACATTTTATTAGGGTTATTAGGCATCaag GTAGGAGAACTTCATGGTAATCTCACACAACCACAACGTCtagaaaatttaacaaaatttaaaaatgaagaaatagatattttattagcaacAGATGTTGCTGCAAGAGGTTTAGATATTAGTGGGGTAAAAACTGTAATTAATTTCGTAATGCCAGTTACCATGCAACATTACATTCATAG agTTGGGAGAACAGCCAGAGCTGGTCGTGTTGGAGTGTCAGTATCACTAGCTGGAGAACAAGAACGTTCTTTggttaaagaaattattaaaaatgcaaaaaatcCAGTAAAGAATCGAATAATACTTCCTGATATAATTgacaaatattctaaaaaattacaGTCTCTTGAAACTgatgtaaacaaaattttagaaGAAGAACGAAATGAAAGGGAATTAGCTAAGATAGAAAATCAAGCAAATCGagcagaaaaattattaaaaaatgaaagtaataaaGGCGCTCAAAGAACTTGGTTCCAAActcagaaagaaagaaaagaagagaaag aaaaattatcaTTGACTGAAAAACAAAACACaaataaagagaagaaacaaaatAGAGAGCCATCAAACATaattgaagaaaagaaaaagaaatctaaaGAACCTAAACAGGAAACAGCGGAGGATAGAGCCAAAAGAGAATTAGAAAAAATTGCAGCATACCAAGCGAGACTAGctaagaaaaagaacaaacaaaataaaattcggacAGTTGTAGAGAATGATAAATTTTCATCTAATAGAAAAA CATCGCTAAAACGGCCAAAATCTTCATTTGCTGCTGACTTAACAAATACAAGCAAGAAAGCTGTGAAAAAAATGCGTTACGa gGCAAATGTTAAAAAGAatcaaagtaaaagaaaaaatgcaaaaagTTTAAACATAGGAAAAAAGGGTAGTAGATCAAATTTTAAAAGAcgttaa
- the LOC100644405 gene encoding flap endonuclease 1 isoform X1: MGILGLSKLIADIAPSAIKEQELKHYFGRKVAIDASMCLYQFLIAVRSDGAQLTSVHGETTSHLMGTFYRTIRLVEQGIKPVYVFDGKPPDLKGGELAKRDERRDETQKLLQAAEEAGNAKDIEKFNRRLVKVTKEHALETKQLLQLMGIPYIDAPCEAEAQCAALVKAGKVFATATEDMDALTFGCNILLRRLTFSEARKMPVQEFHFDKVLEDLGLNHNEFIDLCIMLGCDYTSSIKGVGPKRAIELIKTHGSLEKIVENLDTKKFSIPEDWNYKEARLLFQEPEVTDPETINMKWTEPDEEGLVKYLCGDKQFNEERVRNGAKKLYKARNTSTQGRLDTFFKVLPNPNPPKRKAEDTKGAAKKYKKGTTGKPRGRQPK, encoded by the exons ATGGGTATTTTAggtttatcaaaattaatagCAGATATAGCGCCAAGTGCTATTAAAGAACAAGAATTAAAGCATTATTTTG GTCGTAAAGTAGCCATAGATGCGTCTATGTGTTTATATCAATTTCTGATTGCAGTACGGAGCGATGGAGCTCAGCTTACATCTGTACATGGTGAAACGACAAG tCATTTAATGGGTACATTTTATCGAACAATACGTTTAGTAGAGCAAGGAATAAAGCCTGTATACGTATTTGACGGAAAACCACCAGACCTAAAAGGTGGAGAATTAGCAAAACGTGATGAAAGAAGAGACGAAACACAAAAGTTGTTACAAGCAGCAGAGGAAGCTG GAAACGCAAAGGATATAGAGAAATTTAACAGAAGATTAGTAAAAGTTACAAAAGAGCATGCACTAGAAACTAAACAGTTATTGCAATTAATGGGCATTCCTTACATTGAT GCTCCATGTGAAGCGGAAGCTCAATGTGCTGCTTTGGTAAAGGCTGGTAAGGTCTTTGCAACCGCTACAGAAGATATGGATGCACTTACTTTTGGATGCAATATTTTACTCAGGCGATTAACGTTTAGCGAAGCAAGAAAGATGCCTGTACAGGAATTTCATTTTGATAAAGTATTAGAAGACCTTGGATTAAATCATAATGAA TTCATTGATCTTTGTATAATGTTAGGTTGTGATTATACAAGTAGCATTAAAGGAGTTGGACCAAAAAGAGCTATAGAGTTAATTAAAACACATGGGTCACttgaaaaaattgtagaaaactTGGATACTAAGAAGTTTTCCATTCCTGAAGACTGGAATTATAAAGAAGCTCGATTATTATTTCAAGAACCTGAAGTAACGGATCCTGAAACAATTAAT ATGAAATGGACAGAACCAGATGAAGAAGGGTTAGTAAAATATCTATGTGGCGATAAGCAATTTAACGAGGAAAGAGTAAGGAATGGtgcaaaaaaattatataaagcaCGAAATACTTCCACTCAAGGAAGGCTAGATACATTCTTTAAAGTATTACCAAATCCAAATCCTCCAAAGcgtaaa GCAGAAGACACAAAGGGAGCTgctaaaaaatataagaaaggaACAACAGGAAAACCACGTGGAAGGCAGCCAAAATAA
- the LOC100644405 gene encoding flap endonuclease 1 isoform X2 produces the protein MGILGLSKLIADIAPSAIKEQELKHYFVRSDGAQLTSVHGETTSHLMGTFYRTIRLVEQGIKPVYVFDGKPPDLKGGELAKRDERRDETQKLLQAAEEAGNAKDIEKFNRRLVKVTKEHALETKQLLQLMGIPYIDAPCEAEAQCAALVKAGKVFATATEDMDALTFGCNILLRRLTFSEARKMPVQEFHFDKVLEDLGLNHNEFIDLCIMLGCDYTSSIKGVGPKRAIELIKTHGSLEKIVENLDTKKFSIPEDWNYKEARLLFQEPEVTDPETINMKWTEPDEEGLVKYLCGDKQFNEERVRNGAKKLYKARNTSTQGRLDTFFKVLPNPNPPKRKAEDTKGAAKKYKKGTTGKPRGRQPK, from the exons ATGGGTATTTTAggtttatcaaaattaatagCAGATATAGCGCCAAGTGCTATTAAAGAACAAGAATTAAAGCATTATTTTG TACGGAGCGATGGAGCTCAGCTTACATCTGTACATGGTGAAACGACAAG tCATTTAATGGGTACATTTTATCGAACAATACGTTTAGTAGAGCAAGGAATAAAGCCTGTATACGTATTTGACGGAAAACCACCAGACCTAAAAGGTGGAGAATTAGCAAAACGTGATGAAAGAAGAGACGAAACACAAAAGTTGTTACAAGCAGCAGAGGAAGCTG GAAACGCAAAGGATATAGAGAAATTTAACAGAAGATTAGTAAAAGTTACAAAAGAGCATGCACTAGAAACTAAACAGTTATTGCAATTAATGGGCATTCCTTACATTGAT GCTCCATGTGAAGCGGAAGCTCAATGTGCTGCTTTGGTAAAGGCTGGTAAGGTCTTTGCAACCGCTACAGAAGATATGGATGCACTTACTTTTGGATGCAATATTTTACTCAGGCGATTAACGTTTAGCGAAGCAAGAAAGATGCCTGTACAGGAATTTCATTTTGATAAAGTATTAGAAGACCTTGGATTAAATCATAATGAA TTCATTGATCTTTGTATAATGTTAGGTTGTGATTATACAAGTAGCATTAAAGGAGTTGGACCAAAAAGAGCTATAGAGTTAATTAAAACACATGGGTCACttgaaaaaattgtagaaaactTGGATACTAAGAAGTTTTCCATTCCTGAAGACTGGAATTATAAAGAAGCTCGATTATTATTTCAAGAACCTGAAGTAACGGATCCTGAAACAATTAAT ATGAAATGGACAGAACCAGATGAAGAAGGGTTAGTAAAATATCTATGTGGCGATAAGCAATTTAACGAGGAAAGAGTAAGGAATGGtgcaaaaaaattatataaagcaCGAAATACTTCCACTCAAGGAAGGCTAGATACATTCTTTAAAGTATTACCAAATCCAAATCCTCCAAAGcgtaaa GCAGAAGACACAAAGGGAGCTgctaaaaaatataagaaaggaACAACAGGAAAACCACGTGGAAGGCAGCCAAAATAA
- the LOC100644295 gene encoding reticulon-4-interacting protein 1 homolog, mitochondrial, with amino-acid sequence MDEIWFHLSNQVETLQIQTSLFAQQGQQWVITWLTQARQIFYKLYENQTMQNVKDIVQHILIWIENAWEQLQHRYYNTHFNVRVLYGQIESLYTNGASKRELAFCLTGLVVGTLLGYYAGVNWGHVSHHMHHIKAIICHHYIGIEGVSMIDDAEMPMIERSNELLVQVKAASVNVVDTKICYGYSKIYRRLLNSGKHKELPVTLGRDCTGIVIGIGQSVINFDIGDEVLLAVPSWAPGTMAEYIVVPETQVVKRPKLFTFEASASLPYNGCLAWDALVNRSAIQEGNAKGKRVLIYGGNTPVGCILTQLVKLWGGHVVTMCKQNAIPVSKALGADDVIPLDDSDVEKELQLHDKFDTIFYTGGQPINERILKQHLASYGFYVSTVPEQLTSDSLGLVFGSIFAGCVRIKLLIQYVLGFNMHQWKEGSKINATYLQALCDLVDADQLQMVVDRVYGPHNIEQALYHILDPNAIGSTIITFQ; translated from the exons ATGGATGAAATTTGGTTTCATCTATCGAATCAGGTCGAGACTCTTCAG ATTCAAACATCGTTATTTGCACAACAAGGACAACAATGGGTCATAACGTGGTTGACTCAAGCACgtcaaattttttacaaattatatgaGAACCAAACGATGCAAAATGTCAAAGACATTGTACAACATATACTTATTTGGATTGAAAATGCTTGGGAACAATTACAACATCGATACTATAATACACATTTTAATGTCAGAGTACTTTACGGACAAATAGAAAGCTTATATACTAACGGAG CATCCAAAAGGGAACTTGCATTTTGTCTGACAGGTTTAGTTGTTGGTACTTTACTTGGTTATTATGCTGGAGTTAATTGGGGGCACGTATCTCATCATATGCATCATATAAAAGCTATAATATGTCACCATTACATTGGTATCGAG GGTGTGTCCATGATAGATGATGCTGAAATGCCTATGATCGAAAGATCTAACGAATTATTAGTACAAGTTAAAGCAGCTTCTGTTAATGTTGTTGATACAAAAATTTGTTATGGTTATTCCAAAATTTACAGAAGACTCCTCAATTCTGGT aAACACAAAGAACTTCCAGTAACATTGGGCAGAGATTGTACTGGAATAGTGATAGGTATAGGACAAAGTGTTATTAATTTTGACATTGGAGATGAAGTGCTCTTAGCTGTACCTTCGTGGGCTCCTGGTACAATGGCAGAATACATAGTTGTCCCAGAAACTCAAGTAGTTAAACGACCGAAACTTTTTACCTTTGAAGCATCTGCAAGTCTCCCCTACAATGGATGTTTAGCCTGGGATGCTTTAGTTAATAGATCTGCAATCCAGGAAGGCAATGCGAAAGGAAAACG AGTACTTATATATGGTGGAAATACACCTGTTGGTTGTATTTTAACTCAATTAGTTAAGCTATGGGGTGGACATGTAGTTACAATGTGTAAACAGAATGCAATTCCTGTATCAAAAGCTTTAGGTGCAGATGATGTTATACCATTAGACGATTCAGATGTAGAAAAAGAGTTACAATTACATGATAA ATTTGATACTATATTTTATACTGGGGGTCAACCAATTAATGAACGTATACTAAAGCAGCACTTAGCATCTTATGGCTTTTATGTCTCTACAGTTCCCGAACAATTAACGTCTGACTCATTAGGTCTTGTATTTGGAAGCATATTTGCTGGATGTGTACGAATAAAGTTACTAATACag TACGTACTTGGATTTAATATGCATCAATGGAAAGAAGGTTCAAAAATTAACGCAACATACTTACAAGCGTTATGCGATTTAGTTGATGCTGATCAATTACAGATGGTCGTAGACAGGGTGTATGGACCTCATAATATTGAACAAGCATTGTATCATATATTAGATCCCAATGCTATCGGCAGTACTATAATAACATTTCAGTGA